Proteins from a genomic interval of Actinoalloteichus hymeniacidonis:
- a CDS encoding Rv3212 family protein, which yields MVRPERRTKVDLLAVALITVAAVVVGATLWHTGDLRATTLRTASEAAVVPAAPSSLPPSLGEVWSEPSPATDHPAVAGPSVVVGAEGTVRGLDPFSGAERWSYRRDLPLCTVGAAWDRAVTVYRKTRNCSEVTSLEGDTGQRGPQRNTDAEVGTRLIGDGTYLAAVGERLTEVWGSNLVRTLQYGEVPAPVNPERQPRTDCDQRSFATGNARLAVIERCGDDTADRLTVLLSRPDDDDEPEEVFSVSLDEQDATLVAVTDAHAVIATVDPPRIITFDSDGTQVGELPLADGEVQPTAQARRIPLTTTTDHQTFWYTGTSTIALSNEDASVQWTMPGTLGSGTLFAGSLLVPVPDGLAVLDPTSGDWLGELPVDRGGYSDEVTMDSIGPMVLEQRGDTLVALR from the coding sequence ATGGTTCGACCAGAACGACGGACGAAGGTCGACCTACTCGCGGTCGCGCTGATCACGGTGGCCGCAGTGGTGGTGGGTGCCACGCTCTGGCACACCGGTGATCTGCGGGCGACCACCCTGCGCACGGCGTCGGAGGCGGCCGTGGTCCCGGCCGCACCCAGCTCACTGCCGCCCTCGTTGGGGGAGGTATGGAGCGAACCGAGTCCTGCCACCGACCATCCCGCGGTGGCGGGCCCCTCGGTAGTCGTCGGTGCGGAGGGCACCGTCCGTGGACTCGACCCGTTCAGCGGAGCGGAGCGGTGGAGTTACCGCCGCGATCTGCCGCTGTGCACGGTGGGCGCGGCGTGGGACCGCGCCGTCACCGTCTATCGCAAGACGCGTAACTGCAGCGAGGTCACCTCGTTGGAGGGCGATACCGGGCAACGCGGACCGCAACGCAACACCGACGCCGAGGTCGGCACCCGACTGATCGGCGATGGCACCTATCTGGCCGCCGTCGGGGAGCGCCTCACCGAGGTGTGGGGTTCCAATCTCGTTCGCACCCTGCAATACGGGGAGGTCCCCGCCCCGGTCAACCCGGAGCGGCAGCCTCGGACCGATTGCGACCAGCGTTCCTTCGCCACCGGCAATGCCAGGTTGGCCGTCATCGAGCGCTGCGGGGACGACACCGCCGACCGGCTGACCGTGCTGTTGTCCCGTCCCGATGACGATGACGAGCCCGAAGAGGTCTTCAGCGTCTCGCTCGACGAGCAGGATGCCACGCTGGTGGCGGTCACCGACGCGCACGCCGTGATCGCCACGGTCGACCCGCCCAGGATCATCACCTTCGACTCCGATGGCACCCAGGTAGGCGAGCTGCCGCTGGCCGATGGCGAGGTGCAGCCGACTGCCCAGGCACGCCGGATTCCGTTGACGACGACCACCGATCATCAGACGTTCTGGTACACGGGCACCTCGACCATCGCCCTGTCCAACGAGGATGCGTCCGTGCAGTGGACGATGCCGGGCACCCTGGGCTCCGGAACGCTGTTCGCGGGCAGCCTGCTCGTTCCGGTACCGGATGGCCTCGCCGTACTCGATCCGACCAGCGGCGACTGGCTCGGCGAGCTGCCCGTCGACCGAGGCGGGTACTCCGACGAGGTCACGATGGATTCGATCGGGCCGATGGTGCTGGAACAACGAGGCGACACGCTGGTGGCCTTGCGCTGA
- a CDS encoding alpha/beta fold hydrolase, with protein MSSPVSSQISAHHAERVVFPGGAGELVALRHRPAADVTPRATVLLVPGYTGSKEDFAPLIDPLAAAGFDVIAIDLPGQYESPGLPDRTDHLPGPLGEVVAKLIEEVREDGRELILVGHSYGGLVARAAILAGASVTGLVLFSSGPGELPEGTRRKILDAGEPILLEHGIEAAQRLREAQDTASPKSDEQPAELRKLLRDRFLASAPASLLGMADGLRHEPDRVAELATALARSATPALVVCGEDDDAWPVEAQREMARRLDVDFQLIESAGHSANTENPSALLRVLSAAWEGWLPSADGAVDAATESRAIDPVS; from the coding sequence GTGAGTTCGCCTGTCTCTTCTCAGATCTCCGCACACCATGCCGAACGCGTCGTGTTCCCCGGCGGCGCAGGCGAATTGGTCGCGCTGCGACACCGCCCGGCAGCCGATGTCACGCCGAGAGCGACCGTGCTGCTGGTCCCGGGGTACACCGGCTCGAAAGAGGACTTCGCGCCACTGATCGATCCGCTGGCCGCAGCCGGCTTCGACGTGATCGCCATCGACCTGCCCGGCCAGTACGAGTCTCCCGGGCTGCCCGACCGAACCGATCATCTGCCCGGCCCCTTGGGCGAGGTGGTCGCCAAGCTCATCGAGGAGGTCCGGGAGGACGGGCGCGAGCTGATCCTCGTCGGGCACTCCTACGGCGGGCTGGTCGCCAGGGCCGCGATCCTGGCCGGTGCGTCGGTGACGGGACTGGTGCTCTTCAGCTCGGGCCCCGGCGAGCTGCCCGAGGGCACCCGACGAAAGATCCTCGACGCGGGCGAACCGATCCTGCTGGAACACGGGATCGAGGCGGCACAGCGACTCCGGGAAGCGCAGGACACCGCGTCCCCCAAGTCCGACGAGCAACCCGCCGAGCTACGGAAGCTATTGCGAGACCGCTTTCTGGCATCGGCACCGGCGAGTCTGCTGGGCATGGCCGATGGGCTGCGGCACGAACCCGATCGCGTCGCCGAACTCGCGACGGCGCTGGCCCGCTCCGCGACGCCCGCTTTGGTCGTCTGCGGGGAGGACGACGATGCGTGGCCGGTCGAGGCCCAACGGGAGATGGCCCGGCGGCTGGACGTCGACTTCCAACTGATCGAGTCCGCGGGGCACAGCGCCAACACCGAGAATCCCTCGGCGTTGCTGCGGGTGCTGTCGGCGGCCTGGGAAGGCTGGCTCCCGTCGGCGGACGGCGCGGTCGACGCCGCCACCGAGTCCAGGGCCATCGACCCGGTGAGCTGA
- a CDS encoding RecB family exonuclease produces the protein MPSRLVRVTPARLARWADCPRRYRLTYLDRPSPPRGGAWAHSTLGAVVHNALRELFMLPGTERTPARAEAAVRTHWKSDGFRDAQQAAEYRERAQNWVADYVESTDPELEPIGVERWVSAPTETTIVEGRVDRIDDRAGELVVVDYKTGRHGISLADAKDSPALALYALAVGRNLRKACRRVELHHLPTGTVQAWEHDESSMAEHLAAASAAAQDMQAATDELSTAKAKDADRLFPTRAGRRCSWCEFRSSCADGRAAAPSIEPWALLRP, from the coding sequence ATGCCGAGCAGGCTGGTACGGGTCACTCCGGCCAGGTTGGCCCGCTGGGCGGACTGTCCTCGCCGTTATCGACTGACCTATCTGGATCGTCCCTCGCCCCCGCGTGGTGGTGCCTGGGCACACAGCACGCTCGGCGCCGTCGTGCACAACGCGCTGCGAGAGCTCTTCATGCTGCCCGGCACCGAGCGGACGCCCGCTCGGGCCGAGGCGGCGGTTCGCACGCATTGGAAGAGCGACGGCTTCCGCGATGCCCAGCAGGCTGCCGAGTACCGCGAGCGGGCCCAGAACTGGGTCGCCGACTACGTCGAGAGCACCGATCCGGAGCTCGAACCCATCGGGGTGGAGCGCTGGGTCTCGGCCCCCACCGAGACGACCATCGTCGAGGGCCGAGTCGATCGCATCGACGACCGTGCGGGCGAACTGGTGGTGGTCGACTACAAGACCGGCAGGCACGGGATCTCGCTGGCCGATGCCAAGGACTCGCCTGCGCTGGCCCTGTACGCGTTGGCGGTCGGGCGCAACCTCCGCAAGGCGTGCCGCCGGGTGGAGTTGCACCACCTGCCCACCGGAACGGTGCAGGCCTGGGAGCATGACGAGTCCTCGATGGCCGAACACCTCGCGGCGGCCTCGGCGGCCGCGCAGGACATGCAGGCCGCCACGGACGAACTGAGCACCGCCAAGGCCAAGGACGCGGACCGGTTGTTCCCGACCCGCGCCGGGCGGCGGTGCTCGTGGTGTGAATTCCGATCGAGTTGTGCCGATGGCAGAGCGGCGGCACCCAGCATCGAGCCGTGGGCGCTACTCCGGCCGTGA
- a CDS encoding PHP domain-containing protein: MRIDLHTHSNASDGSDTPEELVLAAARAGLDVVALTDHDTTAGWERAAAALPPGLRLVPGAELSCGALDETGRPVTVHLLAYLFDPAAPEIIAEQSRLRAERRSRLRLMAEMMVEQGHPIDVDELFDALPPDAPAGRPHLARALMRAGVVSSVNEAFDRFLGTGGRYHLPRADTPVRTAVEMIRRAGGATVLAHPFARSRGPVVHADTIVELAGEGLAGIEVDHPDHDPATRLELRELATELDLVITGSSDYHGTNKTLHIGQETTDPEQFDRLIGQTSGSMVRIGLER, translated from the coding sequence GTGCGCATCGACCTGCATACCCATTCGAACGCCTCAGACGGCAGCGACACCCCGGAGGAACTGGTTCTGGCGGCAGCCCGAGCCGGCCTCGACGTGGTGGCGTTGACCGACCACGACACGACTGCGGGTTGGGAGCGAGCCGCTGCCGCCCTGCCGCCAGGGTTGCGGCTCGTTCCCGGCGCGGAACTGTCGTGCGGTGCGCTCGACGAGACGGGTAGGCCGGTCACGGTGCACCTGCTGGCCTACCTGTTCGATCCGGCAGCGCCCGAGATCATCGCCGAACAGAGTCGATTGCGGGCCGAACGTCGGAGCCGGCTGCGGCTGATGGCGGAGATGATGGTCGAACAGGGCCACCCCATCGATGTGGATGAGCTCTTCGACGCCCTACCGCCGGACGCCCCCGCAGGCAGGCCGCACCTGGCCAGAGCGTTGATGCGTGCCGGGGTGGTAAGCAGCGTCAACGAGGCGTTCGATCGTTTCCTCGGCACCGGCGGCCGGTACCACCTGCCGCGTGCCGATACCCCGGTCCGCACCGCGGTCGAGATGATCCGCCGCGCAGGCGGCGCGACGGTGTTGGCCCACCCCTTCGCCAGAAGTCGTGGACCGGTCGTGCACGCCGACACCATCGTCGAACTCGCAGGCGAAGGCCTCGCGGGCATCGAGGTCGACCATCCCGACCACGACCCGGCGACACGGCTGGAGCTGCGCGAACTCGCGACCGAACTGGACTTGGTGATCACCGGATCGAGTGATTACCACGGGACGAACAAGACGTTGCACATCGGCCAGGAGACCACCGACCCGGAACAGTTCGATCGCTTGATCGGGCAGACCAGCGGCAGCATGGTGCGGATCGGCCTCGAACGGTGA
- a CDS encoding PH domain-containing protein, translated as MLAPRDPDEYLLESERRVIRVRRHWASMLWDIFEATALLVGLMLISSLMPEGSALVQNILWYAGLVVVLRFSYYVIEWWVERIVVTDKRFMLTTGVFETNVAMMPVTKVTDLTFRRTLMGRFFGYGTLVIESAGQIQALNKVDYCPNPEEINDAISELVFGDKKAQTERFSMMKARRAALGRRRVGARR; from the coding sequence GTGCTTGCACCCAGAGATCCAGACGAGTATCTGCTCGAAAGCGAGCGGCGCGTCATCAGAGTGCGCAGGCACTGGGCGAGCATGCTGTGGGACATCTTCGAAGCCACGGCACTGCTCGTCGGTTTAATGCTGATCTCCAGCCTGATGCCCGAGGGATCTGCTCTCGTGCAGAACATCCTCTGGTACGCCGGGCTGGTAGTGGTCCTCAGATTCTCCTACTACGTGATCGAGTGGTGGGTCGAGCGGATCGTGGTGACCGACAAGCGCTTCATGCTGACCACGGGGGTCTTCGAGACCAACGTGGCGATGATGCCGGTCACCAAGGTCACCGACCTCACCTTTCGCCGCACCCTGATGGGGCGGTTCTTCGGGTACGGCACGTTGGTGATCGAGTCGGCCGGTCAGATCCAGGCCTTGAACAAGGTCGATTACTGCCCGAACCCGGAGGAGATCAACGATGCGATCTCCGAACTCGTCTTCGGCGACAAGAAGGCCCAGACCGAACGCTTCTCGATGATGAAGGCCCGTCGGGCGGCACTGGGTCGTCGTCGGGTCGGTGCTCGGCGGTGA
- a CDS encoding DUF2332 domain-containing protein has product MHGTELELVRNRLRDFAESDQTAASPLYRHLAAHSATDPEVSSLLAQAPPNTATPALLLAVAHRLLQAEPWLTLSNYYPTLGGTFGVDRQTWGLFRDFLLERSASAVRLLTTRSVCDEEVGRAALFYPALTMIAKQARSPLGLLAAGSSVGLLLNPHRYGYRYQGAGVGEIAAGPKKTSLVLSTALRAAEGVALPPLSAKLAIGSRVALDRVTVDLTDSDDVAWLEACVWADQPDRLRRLELAVSIQRKEPPELVIGDPIEGLAAAAAHIPDETPLVVIQGRSLAGEGEERLAAYARQLSSLAADRPLWWVGVEPGIETFRSIVPAAAFDAPGAADPADGDHLLGMVRWRERSTAGVKPLVPEATILARTDAHGRRMDWGVL; this is encoded by the coding sequence ATGCACGGCACGGAACTGGAACTCGTCCGAAACCGACTCCGGGACTTCGCCGAGTCGGACCAGACCGCAGCCTCGCCGCTCTATCGACATCTGGCGGCGCACTCCGCCACCGACCCCGAGGTCTCCAGCCTGTTGGCCCAGGCCCCGCCCAACACCGCGACGCCCGCCCTGCTGCTCGCGGTGGCCCACCGGCTACTGCAGGCCGAGCCCTGGCTGACGCTCTCCAATTACTATCCGACGCTCGGCGGGACCTTCGGGGTGGACCGGCAGACCTGGGGACTGTTCCGCGACTTCCTCCTGGAGCGCTCGGCCTCGGCGGTCCGATTGCTCACGACCCGCTCGGTCTGCGACGAGGAGGTCGGGCGGGCCGCGCTGTTCTATCCGGCGTTGACCATGATCGCCAAACAGGCCCGTAGCCCGCTGGGCCTGCTCGCCGCGGGCTCCAGCGTCGGACTGCTGCTGAATCCGCATCGGTACGGCTATCGCTATCAGGGCGCAGGCGTCGGCGAGATCGCCGCCGGACCGAAGAAGACGTCCCTGGTACTCAGCACGGCGCTGCGGGCGGCCGAGGGCGTTGCGCTGCCACCGCTGTCGGCGAAGCTGGCGATCGGAAGTCGGGTCGCACTCGACCGAGTGACTGTGGACCTGACCGACTCCGACGACGTCGCCTGGTTGGAAGCCTGCGTCTGGGCCGATCAACCCGATCGATTGCGGCGTTTGGAACTCGCTGTGTCCATTCAGCGCAAAGAGCCACCTGAACTAGTGATCGGCGACCCGATCGAAGGATTGGCCGCCGCAGCGGCTCATATCCCCGACGAGACGCCGCTGGTGGTCATCCAGGGCCGGAGCCTAGCGGGGGAGGGCGAGGAGAGACTGGCCGCCTACGCGCGTCAGCTCAGCTCGTTGGCCGCAGATCGTCCGCTGTGGTGGGTCGGTGTCGAGCCGGGCATCGAGACGTTCAGGTCGATCGTGCCCGCAGCGGCCTTCGATGCTCCCGGTGCGGCCGACCCAGCGGATGGGGACCACCTGCTCGGCATGGTGCGGTGGCGAGAGCGGAGTACGGCCGGAGTGAAGCCGCTGGTGCCCGAAGCCACCATCCTCGCGCGGACGGATGCACACGGTCGGCGGATGGATTGGGGGGTTCTATAG
- a CDS encoding magnesium and cobalt transport protein CorA, with translation MAVLPSRILRNRSTRSPASRPAQAERSEVNSVVDCAVYVDGGRLPGHRTHGEALAEVRRRGTGFVWIGLHEPTENDIKGIAETFDLHELAVEDAVHAHQRPKLERYGDTLFMVLKTIRYLAEADPRQTGEVVESGEMMVFLGRDFVLTVRHGNHSGLAGVRRQLEADPEHLALGPAVVLHAIADQVVDSYLAVGAVLETAIDEMEARVFAPKTTVDAEQIYLLKREVLELRRAVKPLGTPLRRLADGYSAVVPEKVRSYFRDVEDHLTKVSEQVAGFDELLTTLVDAALAKITLRQSSDMRKITSWAAIISVPTMVAGIYGMNFDYIPELHYQYSYPVVLLVILGSCLTLYRTFRRNGWL, from the coding sequence ATGGCAGTTCTCCCTTCGCGGATTCTCCGCAATCGTTCAACACGCTCACCTGCATCGAGGCCTGCGCAGGCGGAACGCAGCGAGGTCAACTCCGTCGTCGACTGCGCGGTCTACGTGGACGGCGGCAGGCTGCCAGGGCATCGGACGCACGGCGAGGCCCTCGCCGAGGTCCGCAGGCGCGGCACCGGCTTCGTCTGGATCGGGCTGCACGAGCCGACCGAGAACGACATCAAGGGCATCGCCGAGACCTTCGATCTGCACGAGTTGGCGGTCGAGGACGCGGTGCACGCGCACCAGCGCCCCAAGCTCGAACGCTATGGCGACACCCTGTTCATGGTGCTCAAGACCATCCGCTACCTCGCAGAAGCGGACCCGCGGCAGACCGGTGAGGTCGTGGAGAGCGGCGAGATGATGGTCTTCCTCGGCCGTGATTTCGTCCTCACGGTTCGGCACGGCAACCACTCCGGCCTGGCCGGTGTCCGACGACAGCTCGAAGCCGATCCGGAGCACCTCGCGTTGGGGCCCGCGGTCGTGCTGCACGCCATCGCCGATCAGGTCGTCGACAGCTATCTCGCCGTGGGCGCGGTGTTGGAGACCGCGATCGACGAGATGGAGGCGCGGGTCTTCGCTCCGAAGACCACGGTGGACGCCGAACAGATCTATCTGCTCAAGCGTGAGGTCCTCGAACTGCGCAGAGCGGTCAAACCGTTGGGCACCCCGTTGCGCAGGCTGGCCGACGGCTACAGCGCCGTGGTGCCGGAGAAGGTCCGGTCGTATTTCCGCGACGTCGAGGACCACCTGACGAAGGTCTCCGAGCAGGTCGCCGGGTTCGACGAACTGTTGACGACCCTGGTGGACGCCGCGCTGGCCAAGATCACGCTTCGGCAGAGCAGCGACATGCGCAAGATCACCTCGTGGGCGGCGATCATCTCGGTGCCCACCATGGTCGCGGGCATTTACGGGATGAACTTCGACTACATCCCGGAACTGCACTACCAGTACAGCTATCCCGTTGTGCTGCTGGTCATCCTGGGCAGCTGTCTCACCCTCTATCGCACCTTCCGCCGCAACGGCTGGCTCTAG
- a CDS encoding SigE family RNA polymerase sigma factor, with protein sequence MTFDDFVTTRLGDLLRYATVLSCDPHLAQDIVQEVLLRAQGRWRRIENLDSPLHYVRRMVTNEYLSWRRRRTTRDVSVPPETLGGLAGAGQDPISAYDERDAMLTRIASLPPRQRAALVLRYYEGLPHAEIASIMRCSEGTARSNISRALSTLRGETRSKDIVSAGSLGKEW encoded by the coding sequence GTGACGTTCGACGACTTCGTCACCACCCGACTCGGTGATCTGCTGCGTTACGCAACGGTGCTGTCCTGCGATCCACATCTAGCGCAGGACATCGTTCAGGAGGTCTTACTCCGCGCCCAAGGACGATGGCGGCGGATCGAGAACCTGGACTCGCCACTGCATTACGTGCGTCGGATGGTGACCAACGAATACCTCTCCTGGCGCCGCAGACGCACCACGAGAGATGTGAGTGTCCCGCCGGAAACGCTCGGCGGACTCGCCGGAGCGGGCCAGGACCCGATCTCGGCCTATGACGAGCGCGATGCGATGTTGACTCGGATCGCCTCGCTGCCGCCGAGACAACGAGCGGCACTGGTCCTTCGGTACTACGAGGGACTACCCCATGCGGAGATCGCCTCGATCATGCGCTGCTCGGAGGGAACGGCGCGCAGCAATATCTCTCGTGCGCTCTCGACATTGCGCGGCGAAACCCGTTCGAAGGACATCGTTTCAGCCGGCTCGCTGGGTAAGGAGTGGTGA